The Puntigrus tetrazona isolate hp1 chromosome 4, ASM1883169v1, whole genome shotgun sequence genome includes a window with the following:
- the uhrf1bp1l gene encoding UHRF1-binding protein 1-like isoform X8, which yields MAGLIKKQILKHLSRFAKNLSPDKINLSTLKGEGQLTNLELDEEVLQNMLDLPTWLAINKVFCNKAAIRIPWTKLKTNPITLSLDKVVMEMSTCDEPRPPNGPSPIATASGQSEYGFAEKVVEGISLSINSIVIRISAKAFNASFELSQLQVYSVNTSWTPGDLRYTRILDPTRGEILTFKEVSWQMIRIEADAIQNTEHEVVSAPIRLITNQSKIRVTLKRRMKDCNVIASKLILILDDLLWVLTDSQLKAMVQYAKSLSEAMEKSAAQRKSMAPDTTQVTQAPPSAQQVRTQQASATADQSASMARLFNSYDVRETSHHLQITHLDLHICDDTNAKDRGINKRLDGGAMQLSFSSISVDYYPYHKAGESCMHWMHYGEATKSRENWARCLLDEFKSNVEMLKNAVSGQTQSSPQHGKISTSSSTSFSPPPAPRTQLMSSSIVLRMADFSIYQVSTADQSRSSPQSMISCNKKSLYLPQEMPAIHAEFTEYYFPDGKDYPIPCANLYVQLNALQLVLDSRSLVWLNLFALDLRQSLEQFMELYKLNDSQKPDEHVDIRVDGLMLKLVIPADQEKTQPDQPRSVSVQTSEMVATNTRHSSGCTRSSLEALLQAFQEQPFFTSLCSSFPCSQNSSSVLHSVFQRHAHEQDTRVHDVYRGLAPPSLSTNALKTPAATDLWAVHFSQFWVDYEGSRSGRGRPTPCVDSFPLTLWVCHPARYTQHHERLRAGSGLLPRSESAEIASRLQRKKLLKEYYTTDASPSNMPSNGLHKPHSLDGLFSDSSSSLSIASSSSSNEVDLQMLVHVQKHLSAQVSHGQYVFLLRLQNAVKSLQRTLQQDLEQYGSKRQGPTQPFSACVGVLMKSAEVALLLKPIPQPDSNTSPLDSDVSPSESRATLEAGSEASEGHERPSAAGEGTQNVDQLLCAGTHAINASPLLPSPSPALRKASVDERNSMVSGGRVPSEEKKDLRETSPNGEGHRTEAKGQQSETSQGGTMVVDHISDNSSREWNDKSQGGRLPQSMSRKGSLSVVSDLLTSTHSRSTSLYSMSNIGRLMQGKSQSSFSVSYKNMKKSPSLQSLDDLSIDSYSLEDCDSYSLLERDDVSISGFKEVLNERISTEGSNVTLAQEADEAQSPDAISAASQSIDEPTKDLVSVLVLKIHSVCCSLDLKGDDTAVALEVGRIRPNQLGNVSLRQYLSNRSLGLVSTASVTQSGEGTLSSGSGSDPSAVLLNPEVQVRLESGPGAAVHSPLAEQNGFLQCRLQAFSADFLMTSLRNLALFLEDDSASQVLPMEITIKDTHVNLKDDGPRDNVSEPEATPIAVHIHNLLIHRQDDGSFSIGGASTSACDCTPSPEVLLDFVL from the exons ATCCCATGGACCAAGCTGAAGACTAATCCAATCACTTTG TCTTTGGATAAAGTCGTCATGGAGATGAGCACCTGTGACGAGCCTCGCCCTCCCAACGGCCCATCACCCATTGCAACAGCCTCGGGTCAAAG TGAATATGGTTTTGCGGAGAAGGTCGTGGAGggcatctctctctccattaACTCCATAGTAATTCGCATCAGCGCCAAAGCCTTTAACGCCTCCTTTGAGCTCTCGCAGCTCCAGGTATACAGCGTTAACACCAGCTGGACCCCCGGTGACCTCCGATACACACGCATCCTGGACCCCACACGCGGAGAG ATCCTGACGTTCAAGGAAGTGAGCTGGCAGATGATCAGGATTGAAGCGGATGCCATCCAGAACACAGAACATGAGGTCGTCAGCGCACCCATACGCCTCATCACCAACCAGTCAAAGATCAGAGTCACTTTAAAAAGGAGG ATGAAGGACTGTAATGTTATTGCATCAAAGCTGATTCTAATCCTGGATGACCTGCTGTGGGTGCTGACGGACTCTCAGCTCAAGGCCATGGTGCAGTACGCCAAGTCTCTAAGTGAAGCCATGGAGAAATCAGCCGCGCAGAGGAAGAGCATGGCCCCCGACACCACACAG gtaaCACAGGCGCCCCCCTCAGCCCAGCAGGTGCGCACACAGCAGGCTTCAGCCACAGCAGATCAGAGCGCTTCTATGGCACGACTTTTTAACTCCTATGATGTTCGTGAGACCTCACACCACCTTCAAATCACACATCTAGACCTGCATATATGTGACGACACCAACGCCAAGGACAGAG GAATTAATAAGAGATTAGATGGTGGTGCAATGCAGTTGTCCTTCAGCTCTATCAGCGTCGATTATTATCCCTACCACAAAGCCG gtgaAAGCTGTATGCACTGGATGCATTACGGCGAGGCCACAAAGTCTCGTGAGAACTGGGCCCGTTGTCTCCTGGACGAGTTTAAGTCTAATgtggaaatgttaaaaaatgcagtCAGTGGCCAGACCCAGAGCTCCCCTCAGCACG GAAAGATCTCCACCAGCTCCAGCACTTCCTTCTCGCCCCCACCTGCACCGAGAACCCAACTCATGTCCAGCTCAATTGTGCTACGGATGGCAGATTTCAGCATCTATCAG GTGTCTACAGCAGACCAGTCACGCTCAAGTCCTCAAAGCATGATCTCCTGCAATAAAAAGTCCCTCTACCTCCCCCAAGAGATGCCGGCTATCCATGCTGAATTTACAGAATACTACTTCCCAGATGGCAAAGACTATCCTA TCCCTTGTGCCAACCTGTATGTGCAGTTGAACGCTCTACAGCTGGTGCTTGACTCTCGCAGTCTTGTTTGGCTCAATCTATTTGCGCTGGACCTTCGTCAAAGCTTAGAGCAATTTATGGAGCTGTACAAACTCAATGACTCGCAGAAACCTGACGAGCATGTAGATATCAGAGTGGACGGACTCATGCTGAAG CTGGTGATCCCTGCAGACCAGGAAAAGACTCAGCCTGACCAGCCTCGCTCAGTTTCAGTACAGACCTCGGAGATGGTAGCCACTAACACGCGTCACTCTTCCGGGTGTACTCGGTCAAGTCTGGAAGCCCTCCTGCAGGCCTTCCAGGAGCAACCCTTCTTCACGTCCCTCTGTTCCTCTTTTCCATGTTCCCAAAACTCCTCCTCTGTGCTGCATTCTGTCTTCCAGCGGCACGCTCATGAGCAGGACACGCGTGTTCATGATGTGTACCGGGGCCTTGCTCCGCCATCTCTCTCCACCAATGCTCTCAAAACACCAGCAGCCACTGACTTGTGGGCCGTGCATTTTTCCCAGTTCTGGGTGGACTATGAGGGCTCCCGCAGTGGACGAGGTCGCCCGACACCTTGTGTGGACTCCTTTCCTCTGACTCTTTGGGTATGCCACCCTGCCCGATACACTCAGCACCACGAGAGGCTCAGAGCAGGTTCAGGCCTGTTGCCTCGCAGCGAGTCAGCAGAAATAGCCAGTCGTCTGCAGAGAAAGAAGCTTCTAAAGGAGTACTACACCACTGATGCATCTCCCAGCAACATGCCAAGCAATGGCCTCCACAAACCACACTCTCTGGATGGCCTGTTCAGCGACTCCTCTTCATCTCTTTCCATTgcttcctcatcctcttccaACGAAGTAGACTTGCAGATGCTTGTGCACGTTCAGAAGCACCTGAGTGCTCAGGTGAGCCACGGGCAGTATGTGTTCCTGCTCAGACTGCAAAATGCTGTGAAATCTCTGCAGCGCACTTTACAGCAAGATCTGGAGCAGTACGGCTCCAAGCGCCAGGGTCCCACGCAACCCTTCAGCGCCTGCGTGGGTGTGCTCATGAAAAGTGCTGAAGTTGCGCTACTCTTAAAGCCCATTCCCCAACCAGATTCAAACACCAGCCCCCTGGACTCGGACGTATCCCCTTCGGAAAGCAGGGCCACTCTTGAAGCCGGGAGTGAGGCGAGCGAAGGGCACGAGAGGCCCTCGGCTGCAGGAGAGGGTACTCAAAACGTGGATCAACTCCTTTGTGCAGGGACGCATGCCATCAACGCATCTCCTCTCCTTCCTTCCCCATCTCCTGCTCTGAGAAAGGCGTCTGTTGATGAGAGGAATAGCATGGTATCTGGAGGGAGGGTGCCATCCGAGGAGAAGAAGGACTTGAGAGAAACATCTCCCAATGGAGAGGGCCACAGAACTGAAGCCAAAGGGCAGCAGAGTGAAACCTCACAAGGTGGAACCATGGTAGTAGATCACATTTCTGACAATTCCTCCAGGGAATGGAACGACAAGAGTCAGGGAGGCAGGCTACCTCAGTCCATGTCCAG GAAAGGCAGTTTATCAGTGGTCTCTGACCTCTTAACTTCCACGCACAGCAGGTCTACCTCCTTATATTCCATGTCCAACAT TGGTCGTTTGATGCAGGGCAAATCACAGTCAAGTTTCTCAGTGTCTTATAAGAACATGAAGAAAAGCCCTTCGCTACAGTCTCTGGATGATCTCTCCATAGACAGTTACTCACTAGAGGATTGTGACAGCTACAGCCTACTGGAGAGAG atGACGTATCGATCTCTGGTTTTAAGGAGGTTTTAAATGAGCGGATTTCCACAGAAGGGTCTAATGTGACTCTCGCTCAGGAGGCAGATGAGGCCCAATCACCTGACGCCATCAGCGCTGCCTCGCAGAGCATAGATGAACCCACGAAAGACCTT GTGTCTGTGCTGGTTTTGAAGATTCACTCGGTCTGCTGTTCTCTGGATCTGAAGGGTGATGATACAGCAGTTGCTCTGGAGGTGGGACGGATCCGACCCAACCAGCTCGGCAACGTCAGTTTGCGGCAGTATCTTAGCAACCGCAGCCTGG GTTTAGTGTCTACAGCGTCAGTCACTCAAAGTGGTGAAGGTACTTTAA GCTCTGGGTCAGGGTCGGACCCCAGCGCAGTGTTATTAAATCCAGAGGTGCAGGTGAGGCTTGAAAGCGGCCCGGGAGCTGCGGTTCACTCTCCTCTGGCCGAACAGAATGGCTTCCTCCAGTGCCGACTGCAGGCCTTCAGTGCCGACTTCCTCATGACGTCCCTGCGGAACCTCGCTCTCTTCCTGGAGGATGACTCCGCCTCCCAGGTTCTCCCCATGGAGATCACCATCAAAGATACGCACGTCAATCTCAAG GATGATGGTCCCCGTGACAATGTGTCAGAGCCCGAGGCCACGCCCATCGCCGTTCATATTCATAATCTTCTTATTCATCGCCAAGACGACGGCTCATTCAGCATCGGAGGAG CCTCTACAAGTGCCTGTGACTGCACACCTTCTCCAGAGGTCCTGCTTGATTTCGTTctctaa
- the uhrf1bp1l gene encoding UHRF1-binding protein 1-like isoform X2, with amino-acid sequence MAGLIKKQILKHLSRFAKNLSPDKINLSTLKGEGQLTNLELDEEVLQNMLDLPTWLAINKVFCNKAAIRIPWTKLKTNPITLSLDKVVMEMSTCDEPRPPNGPSPIATASGQSEYGFAEKVVEGISLSINSIVIRISAKAFNASFELSQLQVYSVNTSWTPGDLRYTRILDPTRGEILTFKEVSWQMIRIEADAIQNTEHEVVSAPIRLITNQSKIRVTLKRRMKDCNVIASKLILILDDLLWVLTDSQLKAMVQYAKSLSEAMEKSAAQRKSMAPDTTQVTQAPPSAQQVRTQQASATADQSASMARLFNSYDVRETSHHLQITHLDLHICDDTNAKDRGINKRLDGGAMQLSFSSISVDYYPYHKAGESCMHWMHYGEATKSRENWARCLLDEFKSNVEMLKNAVSGQTQSSPQHGKISTSSSTSFSPPPAPRTQLMSSSIVLRMADFSIYQVSTADQSRSSPQSMISCNKKSLYLPQEMPAIHAEFTEYYFPDGKDYPIPCANLYVQLNALQLVLDSRSLVWLNLFALDLRQSLEQFMELYKLNDSQKPDEHVDIRVDGLMLKLVIPADQEKTQPDQPRSVSVQTSEMVATNTRHSSGCTRSSLEALLQAFQEQPFFTSLCSSFPCSQNSSSVLHSVFQRHAHEQDTRVHDVYRGLAPPSLSTNALKTPAATDLWAVHFSQFWVDYEGSRSGRGRPTPCVDSFPLTLWVCHPARYTQHHERLRAGSGLLPRSESAEIASRLQRKKLLKEYYTTDASPSNMPSNGLHKPHSLDGLFSDSSSSLSIASSSSSNEVDLQMLVHVQKHLSAQVSHGQYVFLLRLQNAVKSLQRTLQQDLEQYGSKRQGPTQPFSACVGVLMKSAEVALLLKPIPQPDSNTSPLDSDVSPSESRATLEAGSEASEGHERPSAAGEGTQNVDQLLCAGTHAINASPLLPSPSPALRKASVDERNSMVSGGRVPSEEKKDLRETSPNGEGHRTEAKGQQSETSQGGTMVVDHISDNSSREWNDKSQGGRLPQSMSRKGSLSVVSDLLTSTHSRSTSLYSMSNIGRLMQGKSQSSFSVSYKNMKKSPSLQSLDDLSIDSYSLEDCDSYSLLERDDVSISGFKEVLNERISTEGSNVTLAQEADEAQSPDAISAASQSIDEPTKDLVSVLVLKIHSVCCSLDLKGDDTAVALEVGRIRPNQLGNVSLRQYLSNRSLGLVSTASVTQSGEGSGSGSDPSAVLLNPEVQVRLESGPGAAVHSPLAEQNGFLQCRLQAFSADFLMTSLRNLALFLEDDSASQVLPMEITIKDTHVNLKDDGPRDNVSEPEATPIAVHIHNLLIHRQDDGSFSIGGGLNLRNARTKRIPPPLSPRTAERAADSKLQKAGPVNDSRLSSVPEVPVGVACEPKATQTAPLSPTSPTPSSREQLLVEENECLKLELSKAKMALAEAQMEKDSLQHQMKTLKLTGGGSNS; translated from the exons ATCCCATGGACCAAGCTGAAGACTAATCCAATCACTTTG TCTTTGGATAAAGTCGTCATGGAGATGAGCACCTGTGACGAGCCTCGCCCTCCCAACGGCCCATCACCCATTGCAACAGCCTCGGGTCAAAG TGAATATGGTTTTGCGGAGAAGGTCGTGGAGggcatctctctctccattaACTCCATAGTAATTCGCATCAGCGCCAAAGCCTTTAACGCCTCCTTTGAGCTCTCGCAGCTCCAGGTATACAGCGTTAACACCAGCTGGACCCCCGGTGACCTCCGATACACACGCATCCTGGACCCCACACGCGGAGAG ATCCTGACGTTCAAGGAAGTGAGCTGGCAGATGATCAGGATTGAAGCGGATGCCATCCAGAACACAGAACATGAGGTCGTCAGCGCACCCATACGCCTCATCACCAACCAGTCAAAGATCAGAGTCACTTTAAAAAGGAGG ATGAAGGACTGTAATGTTATTGCATCAAAGCTGATTCTAATCCTGGATGACCTGCTGTGGGTGCTGACGGACTCTCAGCTCAAGGCCATGGTGCAGTACGCCAAGTCTCTAAGTGAAGCCATGGAGAAATCAGCCGCGCAGAGGAAGAGCATGGCCCCCGACACCACACAG gtaaCACAGGCGCCCCCCTCAGCCCAGCAGGTGCGCACACAGCAGGCTTCAGCCACAGCAGATCAGAGCGCTTCTATGGCACGACTTTTTAACTCCTATGATGTTCGTGAGACCTCACACCACCTTCAAATCACACATCTAGACCTGCATATATGTGACGACACCAACGCCAAGGACAGAG GAATTAATAAGAGATTAGATGGTGGTGCAATGCAGTTGTCCTTCAGCTCTATCAGCGTCGATTATTATCCCTACCACAAAGCCG gtgaAAGCTGTATGCACTGGATGCATTACGGCGAGGCCACAAAGTCTCGTGAGAACTGGGCCCGTTGTCTCCTGGACGAGTTTAAGTCTAATgtggaaatgttaaaaaatgcagtCAGTGGCCAGACCCAGAGCTCCCCTCAGCACG GAAAGATCTCCACCAGCTCCAGCACTTCCTTCTCGCCCCCACCTGCACCGAGAACCCAACTCATGTCCAGCTCAATTGTGCTACGGATGGCAGATTTCAGCATCTATCAG GTGTCTACAGCAGACCAGTCACGCTCAAGTCCTCAAAGCATGATCTCCTGCAATAAAAAGTCCCTCTACCTCCCCCAAGAGATGCCGGCTATCCATGCTGAATTTACAGAATACTACTTCCCAGATGGCAAAGACTATCCTA TCCCTTGTGCCAACCTGTATGTGCAGTTGAACGCTCTACAGCTGGTGCTTGACTCTCGCAGTCTTGTTTGGCTCAATCTATTTGCGCTGGACCTTCGTCAAAGCTTAGAGCAATTTATGGAGCTGTACAAACTCAATGACTCGCAGAAACCTGACGAGCATGTAGATATCAGAGTGGACGGACTCATGCTGAAG CTGGTGATCCCTGCAGACCAGGAAAAGACTCAGCCTGACCAGCCTCGCTCAGTTTCAGTACAGACCTCGGAGATGGTAGCCACTAACACGCGTCACTCTTCCGGGTGTACTCGGTCAAGTCTGGAAGCCCTCCTGCAGGCCTTCCAGGAGCAACCCTTCTTCACGTCCCTCTGTTCCTCTTTTCCATGTTCCCAAAACTCCTCCTCTGTGCTGCATTCTGTCTTCCAGCGGCACGCTCATGAGCAGGACACGCGTGTTCATGATGTGTACCGGGGCCTTGCTCCGCCATCTCTCTCCACCAATGCTCTCAAAACACCAGCAGCCACTGACTTGTGGGCCGTGCATTTTTCCCAGTTCTGGGTGGACTATGAGGGCTCCCGCAGTGGACGAGGTCGCCCGACACCTTGTGTGGACTCCTTTCCTCTGACTCTTTGGGTATGCCACCCTGCCCGATACACTCAGCACCACGAGAGGCTCAGAGCAGGTTCAGGCCTGTTGCCTCGCAGCGAGTCAGCAGAAATAGCCAGTCGTCTGCAGAGAAAGAAGCTTCTAAAGGAGTACTACACCACTGATGCATCTCCCAGCAACATGCCAAGCAATGGCCTCCACAAACCACACTCTCTGGATGGCCTGTTCAGCGACTCCTCTTCATCTCTTTCCATTgcttcctcatcctcttccaACGAAGTAGACTTGCAGATGCTTGTGCACGTTCAGAAGCACCTGAGTGCTCAGGTGAGCCACGGGCAGTATGTGTTCCTGCTCAGACTGCAAAATGCTGTGAAATCTCTGCAGCGCACTTTACAGCAAGATCTGGAGCAGTACGGCTCCAAGCGCCAGGGTCCCACGCAACCCTTCAGCGCCTGCGTGGGTGTGCTCATGAAAAGTGCTGAAGTTGCGCTACTCTTAAAGCCCATTCCCCAACCAGATTCAAACACCAGCCCCCTGGACTCGGACGTATCCCCTTCGGAAAGCAGGGCCACTCTTGAAGCCGGGAGTGAGGCGAGCGAAGGGCACGAGAGGCCCTCGGCTGCAGGAGAGGGTACTCAAAACGTGGATCAACTCCTTTGTGCAGGGACGCATGCCATCAACGCATCTCCTCTCCTTCCTTCCCCATCTCCTGCTCTGAGAAAGGCGTCTGTTGATGAGAGGAATAGCATGGTATCTGGAGGGAGGGTGCCATCCGAGGAGAAGAAGGACTTGAGAGAAACATCTCCCAATGGAGAGGGCCACAGAACTGAAGCCAAAGGGCAGCAGAGTGAAACCTCACAAGGTGGAACCATGGTAGTAGATCACATTTCTGACAATTCCTCCAGGGAATGGAACGACAAGAGTCAGGGAGGCAGGCTACCTCAGTCCATGTCCAG GAAAGGCAGTTTATCAGTGGTCTCTGACCTCTTAACTTCCACGCACAGCAGGTCTACCTCCTTATATTCCATGTCCAACAT TGGTCGTTTGATGCAGGGCAAATCACAGTCAAGTTTCTCAGTGTCTTATAAGAACATGAAGAAAAGCCCTTCGCTACAGTCTCTGGATGATCTCTCCATAGACAGTTACTCACTAGAGGATTGTGACAGCTACAGCCTACTGGAGAGAG atGACGTATCGATCTCTGGTTTTAAGGAGGTTTTAAATGAGCGGATTTCCACAGAAGGGTCTAATGTGACTCTCGCTCAGGAGGCAGATGAGGCCCAATCACCTGACGCCATCAGCGCTGCCTCGCAGAGCATAGATGAACCCACGAAAGACCTT GTGTCTGTGCTGGTTTTGAAGATTCACTCGGTCTGCTGTTCTCTGGATCTGAAGGGTGATGATACAGCAGTTGCTCTGGAGGTGGGACGGATCCGACCCAACCAGCTCGGCAACGTCAGTTTGCGGCAGTATCTTAGCAACCGCAGCCTGG GTTTAGTGTCTACAGCGTCAGTCACTCAAAGTGGTGAAG GCTCTGGGTCAGGGTCGGACCCCAGCGCAGTGTTATTAAATCCAGAGGTGCAGGTGAGGCTTGAAAGCGGCCCGGGAGCTGCGGTTCACTCTCCTCTGGCCGAACAGAATGGCTTCCTCCAGTGCCGACTGCAGGCCTTCAGTGCCGACTTCCTCATGACGTCCCTGCGGAACCTCGCTCTCTTCCTGGAGGATGACTCCGCCTCCCAGGTTCTCCCCATGGAGATCACCATCAAAGATACGCACGTCAATCTCAAG GATGATGGTCCCCGTGACAATGTGTCAGAGCCCGAGGCCACGCCCATCGCCGTTCATATTCATAATCTTCTTATTCATCGCCAAGACGACGGCTCATTCAGCATCGGAGGAG gACTGAACCTCAGGAATGCACGTACTAAACGCATCCCTCCCCCTCTCTCCCCGCGGACAGCTGAGCGCGCAGCGGACTCGAAGCTTCAGAAGGCGGGGCCTGTGAATGACAGCAGGCTCAGTTCTGTCCCTGAAGTTCCTGTAGGTGTGGCCTGTGAGCCGAAAGCCACTCAGACTGCACCTCTGTCACCCACAAGCCCCACCCCCTCAAGTAGAGAACAG CTGCTCGTGGAGGAGAATGAATGCTTGAAACTGGAGCTCTCCAAAGCCAAGATGGCGCTAGCGGAAGCCCAGATGGAGAAAGACTCTCTCCAGCATCAAATGAAGACCCTCAAACTCACCGGCGGGGGCAGCAACAGCTAG